The following nucleotide sequence is from Gemmobacter aquarius.
CGAGGCCGATCTGGAGGCGAAACGCTGATGCAGGCATTGACCTTTCAAGGCAAGGGCAAGGTGACATGCGAAGAAGTGCCCGACCCGAAGATCGAGAACGCGGGGGATGTGGTGATCAAGGTCACGTCCTGCGCGATCTGCGGGTCGGACCTGCATATCTATGACGGGGTAATGCCGCATATGCACCATGGCGATGTGCTGGGGCACGAGACCATGGGCGAGGTGGTCGAGGTCGGCGCGGATGTGACCAAGCTGCGCGTGGGCGACCGTGTGGTGGTGCCGTTTACCATCGCTTGCGGCGAATGCTTCTTTTGCAAGCGGGGGCTGTTTTCGGGGTGCGAGCGCAGCAACCCCGACCGCGAGGTCGCAAAGAAATACTGGAAAAATTCGCCCGCCGGGCTGTTCGGTTATTCCCATATGCTGGGCGGATATGCAGGGGGGCAGGCGGAATATCTGCGGGTGCCTTATGCCGATGTGGGGCCGATCAAGGTGCCGGGCGGCATGACGGACGATCAGGCGCTGTTCCTGTCGGACATCTTCCCGACGGGATACATGGCAGCCGAGCATTGCGACATTCGCCAAGGCGACACGATCGCGGTCTGGGGCTGCGGGCCGGTGGGGCAGATGGCGATCCGGTCGGCTTTCCTGCTGGGGGCCGAGCGGGTGTTTGCCATCGACTGCGTGCCCGAGCGGCTGACCATGGCCGCCGAGGCGGGGGCGGAGTGCATCAACTTTCGTGACTGCGACGTGGTCGACGTGATCCTGCAGCGGACCGGCGGGCGCGGGGCCGACGGGTGCATCGACGCGGTCGGGACGGAGCCGAGTGCGATGACGAGCGTGGATGCGATGATCGATCAGGTGAAGGTGCTGACCTATATAGGCACCGACCGCCCCGTGGTGTTGCGCCAGGCGATCCATGCGTGCCGGAACTGGGGGGTGGTTTCGGTGGTCGGGGTTTACGGCGGCTATATCGACAAGTTCCCCTTTGGATCGGCGATGAACCGCGGGATCACCATCAAGACAGGTCAGACGCCGGTGCAGCGGTATCTGCCGCTGCTGCTGGACCATATCGTGGAAGGGCGGTTCGATCCGACCTTTGTGATTACCCACAAGGGGAAGCTCGAGGATGGGCCGGACCTGTATCGGGCGTTTCGCGACAAGCTGGGCGGTTGTGTGAAGGTGGTTTTGCAGCCATGAGCGGCGCCAACGAATTTTCTGCGAAAATTCAGGCGCGGCGCGGGGGGGCGGGCTGATTTTTCGCAGGAAAATCGTTGCCCCCTGCGGAACTGGCCAGCCGGAACCCTGCGGGGAGGGGCGGGTTGGGATGCAGGACGAAACGAAGGAGAGAGACTATGGCAAACCCTGATCCGAACCTCCGGCCCGACCTGCGCCGCGAGCGGGAACGGCACGCGGGGCCGCTGATCGGCATTGCGCTGGTGGTGATCTTTGCCGTCGCGCTGTTGTTCTGGTGGCTGATGGACGAGGCCGCCGAGGCGCCGGGGCCGAACACGACGATCGAGCAGAACGACATCGATGTCGTGCCGCCGGCGGCCGAGGGCGAGGGGGCGACCGATCTGCCCGCCGAAGCCCCTGCTGATGTGGTGACGCCGGAGCCCGCGCCGGACCTGACCCCGCGCCGGACGCGGCGGGTGAGGCGACCGGTGGCGGGACGGGTGCTGGCGGGAACGCGGTTCAGCCCTGAGCGGAGCCGACGCCGAATCGGCCAAAGCCTGATCGACGCAAGCGGAATGGAACGAGGCGCGCGGGGAAACCTCGCGCGTTTTTCCACATCCTGACGGACGGGAACGAGGCGCGGGATGGGCAGCCGAAAGGATGGGCAATGACGTTTAGTTGAATATAAATTCACAATGGCGCCCAAAAGAATACCGCAAATTAACTCATTCGCAGCGCAAGCCTTTTAAGAGTGAAACTCGATTACATCCCGTGCGGGGCGCGCTTTATGATCAGAAGCTACAGACCGACCGATCCGCTGCTGTCGACGCAATGGCATCTGGTCGATATCGGGCGGTTGGGGTTTACCCAAGTCGACAGTCTGGCCGGAATGGAGCGGATCTGGGCGGATTACCGCGGTGCGGGTGTGTCGGTCGGGATCTGGGACGATGGCGTGCAATCGGGCCATTGGGATCTGGCGGCGAATTACGATGCGACGCGGCAGATCACGGTCGGTGGCACGCTGAACGCGGGGCAGCCGGTTGCGGTGGGCGACAATCATGGCACGGCTGTGGCAGGGCTGATCGCTGCGGATGACAACGGACAGGGCGGCGTCGGTGTCGCGCCGGATGCCAAGATCACAGGCGTTAGAATTTTCGGCGGTGCCGATGACATCAACACGCAATGGGCGCGTTATCTGCTGACGCTTGACAACCTGTCGCGGTTCGATGTGACGAACCACAGCTATGGGTCGACGCCCGACTATTTCCTTTTTGCCGATACGGCGAAATTCGAGGCGTCGCTGGCTGCGGGGCGCGGGGGGCTTGGGACGATCAACGTCAAGTCGGCAGGCAACCACAACACCGACGGCATCGGAACTGCGCTTGACGCATCGCGCGCGACGGTTTCGGTTGCCGCGTTGACCGCTGACGGGCAGGTGGCGAGCTATTCTGCCTATGGCGCGCATATTCTGGTTTCGGCGCCTGCGGGATCGGTCACGACCGACCGGCTGGGGCTGGCGGGATACAATACCGCGACGGGTGGCGACTATACGAACGGGTTTGGCGGCACCTCGGCTTCGGCTCCGGTCACGGCGGGGGTCGTGTCCTTGATGCTCGATGCGAATGACCGGCTGGGCTGGCGGGACGTGCAGGCGATTCTGGCCTATTCGGCACAGGCAACCGGCAGTCTGGTGACGGGAAACACTTCCTTCGAGACTTCGGGCTGGCGGACCAATGGCGCTGACAACTGGAACGGCGGCGGGCTGCATTACAGCAACGACTACGGCTTTGGCATGATCAACGCCCATGCGGCGGTGTGGATGGCCGAGGTTTGGACGCTGATGCAGGGCGGATCGGCGGTGTCGGCCAACGAGGCGCGGGCGGTGACGGGGACGCTGGCCGTGAACCGTGCGATCACCGACAATGCCACCACGAGCTACAACTTCAACGTGGGCAGCGTTGTCGAGCTGGAGCATGTCGGGCTGACGTTGACGCTGACGCATTCGGACTGGACCGACCTGCGGATCACGCTGACCTCGCCGGACGGAACCGAGATATCGGTGTTCGACGGAAGTTCGGGCACTTCGGCGACGGCGGATTTCGGGCTGACCTATACCTTCGGTCTGGAGGGGTTCCGCGGCGAGCTGAGCAACGGGCTTTGGACCGTCAGGGTAAGCGATGTGGCGGCGGGCGATTCCGGGGTGCTGAGTTCGGTCGGGTTTACCGGATATGGCGCGGCCGAGACGGTGAACGATGTCTATCACTACACCGACGAGGTGCTGGCGGCGCTTGCGCGCACGAATGGCGGGACGCGGCTGGTGCTGGCCGATACGGATGGCGGCAAAGACTGGATCGACGCGGCGCCGATGTGGCGGGACCTGTCGCTGGACCTGCGGGCCGGGACGACATCGACGCTTGGCGGGATGGCGTTTCTGACAATCGCAGCGGGAGCCGCGATCGAGAACGCGGTGGGCGGTGACGGCAACGACACGATCACCGGCAATGACGGCGACAACATCCTTGTGGGGATGCGCGGCAATGATGTGCTGCTTGGCGGGGCGGGGACGGATACGGCGTGGTTCTACGGGCTGTCGTCGGATTATGCGATCGTCGATCAGAGCGGGTGGTTTTCGGTGAACTCGCTGAGCGGGATTTACGGCTACGACGCGCTGGCAGACATCGAATTCGCGCGGTTCGACGACATGGTGGTCAACCTGCTGGCCGGGTTCACCGACACGGTCGCCCCCGTGGTGCGGGCGATGACGCCGGCGGTCGGAGCGAGCCTTGTCGATGTCGGCGCGAATATCGTGCTGACCTTTGACGAGGCGGTGCAGGCGGGAAGCGGCTATTTCGTGATTCAGGGCTGGGACGGGACCTATCTGGCCATGGGCGCGACGGATGGGCAGGTTTCGTTTTCGGGCAATACCGTGACGATCAACCCCACGGGGCTTTTGACGGCGGGGTTGAGCTATTACGTCGTGGTCAGCGAGGGGGCGGTGCTGGATCAGGCCCAGAACGCGGTTGCTGCATGGGGTTCGGCCACGCAAAGCGCGTTTACCACGCGGCCTGCCGGGAACATGATCGTCGGGACGGCAGCGAACAACGTGCTGAACGGGACCGGCGCCGCCGATCTGATGCAGGGGCTGGCCGGAAACGACACGCTGTCGGGCGGGGCGGGCAATGACACCTTGCACGGCGGGACAGGCTTTGACCGGATGTCGGGCGGGCCGGGGGATGATGTCTATTCCGTCGACTCGACGCGCGATTTGGTGTCCGAGGGCGCGAACGCGGGTTTCGATACCGTGCGGACCGTTCTGGCAAGCTATACGCTGGGTTCGAACGTCGAAGGGGTGGTCTACGAAGGCGTGGACAAGTTCACCGGCACCGGCAATGCGCTGGGGAATATGCTGCAGGGCGGCGATGGCAACGATTTGTTGTCGGGGCTGGCCGGGAGTGACACGATCGTGGGCGGGGCGGGCGCTGACCGGATCATCGGCGGGGCAGGGCTGGATGTGCTTTACGGCATGGCGGGGGCGGATACCTTTGTCTTTGCCGTGCGGACCGATTCCACCGCTGCGGCTGCCGATGTGATCATGGATTTTGTCCAAGGGCAGGATCGGATCGATCTGGCGATGCTGGACGGCAACGCTTTGCTTTCGTCGCGGCAGGCGTTCGGGACGCAGATCGTGACGGATTTCACCGGAATAGCCGGACAATTGCGCGTGTCGATGGTCGATGGCGGCGTGCTGGTGCAGGGCGATGTGGACGGGAATTATACGGCGGATTTCGCGATCAGGGTGTTCGGTCCGACGGGGCTGCTGACGGCGGGCGACTTTATCTTCTGACCGGTTCGCGCAAGGGCAATTCGATGCGGCAGGTGATGCCTTCGGGGGTGAAGGTCAGTCTGCTCGTGGCGTCGAGTTGGTAGGGCAGGGCGCGTTCGATCAGTTCGCGCCCGTATCCCGCCGTAGCGGGAGGGGGCACGGAAACGCCGGTTTCCTGCCAGTCCACCACGAGAAACGCGCCTTCGGGGCGGTGGTCCAGTCTCCAGTCGACGGCGAGGCGTCCGGCGGCCTGTGAAAGGGCGCCGTGGCGGGCGGCGTTGCTTGCCAGTTCGTGCAGCGCAAGGGCGAAGGTCTGGACCGTGGCCGAGCGCAGGCGGATGCCCGAGGGGCCGCGCAATGTGACGCGGGGACCGGGGCCGTCGCTGGCCGAGGCTTCGAGCGAGGAGAGTTCGGCGCGCAGCAAGGCATCGAAGGTGATGCGGTCGCCTTCGTCGAGCTGTGCCAGAAGCCCCTGCACACGGGCGAGGGCCATGAGGCGGCTGCGGAAGGTCTCGGCAAAGGCGGGCAGGTCGGGGGCGGTTTCCAGCGATTTCTCGAACATCGAGCGAACTACGCCCATCAGGTTGCGGGTGCGGTGCTGGAGTTCGCCGTAAAGGCCGGCGAGGCGTTCTTCCTGCCGTTTGCGGGCGGTGATGTCGGAGGCGAGGATCATCATGCCAGCGACATCGCCGCTTTCGTCGCGCAGCGGCAGGTAGCGGGCGGAAAGCCAGGCGTCGGAGCTTTGGCCGTTTGACTGGCGCGGGTAGTGCATCGTGTCGATGACCACGGTTTCGCCGCGCCGGACACGCGCGAGGTGGTCGACGTAGACGGCGCTGCGGTCGGGCGGCAGCGATGCGAGGAGCGGCTGGCCGAAGAGGCGGGGGTGATGGTCGTCGAGGATGCCTGCCATTTCGTCGTTGTAAAAGACGATCAGGTCTGGCCCCCAAGCGACCGAGGCGAGAAAGCCGGAGGATAGCATGACGTCGATGGCCGTGCGTAACGGGCCGGGCCAGCGCGGGATTTCACCGATCGGCGAGGCGGACCAATCGAACTGACGGATCAGATTTGCCATGGTGCCGGAACTTCTGGGCCAGTCGTCAAGCACTGCGTCTGCCGTCATCTTTCTACCGTCCGCGCCGGCGCAGAGTTGCGTCCGCAACTTCAAGCTAGGCAGGAATCTGGTAAAGTCCATTGTCAAAATGATAATTAAACAGGCATTCCGGAAGGGAACCGGACGGGACCGGCAGGGTTTCCGACCTTGGTATTCAGGGCGCAGGGGAAGGTTCGGATGGACGGGTTGAGGGGGCGGCGGGTTCTGATCGTCGAGGATGAGTATCTGCTGGCGGAAGACCTGCGGATGACGCTGGAGCGTTTCGGGGCCGAGGTTCTGGGGCCGGTGCCTTCGGTGGGCGAGGCGATGGCTACGGTGGCGGACAATCCGGAGCTGGACGGGGCGGTTCTGGATATGAACCTGCGGGGCAACATGGTGTTTCCCGTGGCCGATATGCTGACGGCGCGGGGCGTGCCCTTCTTTTTCACCACGGGCTCTGCGACGTCAGCCATTCCCGAGCGATATGTCGGTGTGATGCGGTTCGAAAAGCCGTTCGACCCCGATATCGTCGCCGTGGAACTGGGGAAATGTCTGGCCTTGGCGATGCGCCTGTGATGCTGCGTTGCAGCAATTGCATGGCGTGATTGCAGCATCGGCAGATGTGGCGGGTGGCGGGAAGGCTTAGCTAGGGGTGAGCCAAGGAGGGCCGAGATGATAAAGAAATCCAACCAGACAGCAACGGATGCACTGGATCAGGCATTTGCCTATTTTCGCGTCGACACGGAGCGCCGCAAAAAGGAGCGAGACGAGGCCGAGACGGCTTTGGGGCAGATGTATGCCTATTACGCTTGACGCAAGGAATTTTCATATCGGTAATCGGGCTCTGCCTTTGATGCGATATTGTGGGGACGATTGGCGCGGCAGGATGCGCGGGTGTTCGGGTGGTTTCGGATTGAGGGCTTTTTGATGGATTTGCTCGATACATCGGTCATCGACGATGTGCGCGACGCATTGGGGGATGACGCCTATCTTGGTTTCGTGCGACGCATGCTTTCCGAGATGCGCGGTCTGGGTCCGGTGCTGACCGGCTTGCAAGGTGACCCCGAAGCCTTGGCGCAGGCGGCGCATCGGGCGGCGGGGTCAGCGGTGTCGGTCGGGGCAAGCGGGCTGCATGGCAGGCTGAAGGCGATCGAGGACAGCGCGCGGGCGGGCGGGGACTGTTCGGCGCTTGTCGGCGGGTTGGACGCCGAGATCGATGCAACCGAAGCGGCCATTGGCGCGTTGCTTGCCTGACCCTGACTTGTAGAGCGGGGCGGGCTTGGGGTAAAAGCCGGTCGGGCAGTCGTCGGGCAGTCAAGGAATATCAAGATGAAATATTTTTCCGTTGCGCTGGTGATTGCGGCCAGTCTGTCTGCGCCGGTGTTCGCAGGAAACGGAAACGGGTGCCCGCCGGGGTTGGCGAAGAAGGCGGTGCCTTGCGTTCCGCCGGGGCAGGCGAAGAAGTGGATGCTGGGAGAGCGGTTGCCGATCAGGACACCTTGGTACGAGGTGCGCGACTGGGAGCGGTTCGGCTTGCCGGAGCCGCTGGACGGAAGCCGCTATGTGCGGGTCGACAATGACATTCTGCGGGTGGCGATTGCGACGGGCATCGTGCTGGAAGCGCTTGGCGTCATAGACTGAGCGCGCGGGCGAAGAGGCGGGCGAGCATGGCTTGGCCTTCGCGATAGTCGGCCAGCGTTTTTGCCGAGGATTTCAGGCCCTTGACCGCCGTAACGATGGTTTCGGCGAGTTGCTTTGGCGTTCCGATGCCTTGGGGCAGGGGGCGGCTGGCCAGATGGTCGGCAAGAAGGGCTGTCATCTTCGCCTCGCCCGCTGCCGCAAGATCGCCGGTTACGGAAAAGCCTGCGTCCATCAGTTCTTCGCCATGGGGGGTGGTGAGCACCACTTCCATGAATTTTCCGTCTTTGGCGATGAAGGCCGCAAGCAGGGCTTGTTCGAGGGGCTGGTCCTTGGCGAGGGCTGCGGCCATGTCGCGGAGCGCCTCGTTGAAATAGCGGGCGGCGAGGCTGCGGAAGATGTCTTCCTTGTTCTTGAAATGCAGATAGAGCGCGGTTCGGGACAGACCCGCGCCACGCGCTATGTCGTCCATCGCGGTGCGGCGGTAGCCATAGGTGGCAAATGCCTGAAAGGCGGCATCGAGGATGCTGTCGAGACGGTCGTTGGTCATATTGGCACGCTGACATTTGGTGTCCGGAATGTCAATTGACAGACTGACGTTTTACGGACAAAGTGTCAGAAACCAAGGGAGGCGGGCAATGGCGGTTTCGTTCACGGTCAACGGGCAGGCGCGGGTGGTCGATCTGCCGCCGGAGATGCCGCTGCTTTGGGTGCTGCGCGAGGGGTTGGACCTGACGGGCACCAAGTTCGGCTGCGGGATCGCGTCTTGTGGCGCTTGCACGGTGCATCTGGACGGGGCGGCGGTGCGGTCTTGTCAGGTGACCTTGGCCGAGGTGGCGGGCGCGTCTGTCGTGACGGTCGAGGGGTTGGGGCAGGGCGCCTTGCACGCGGTGCAGGAGGCGTGGATTGCCGCGCAGGTGGCGCAGTGCGGCTATTGCCAGTCGGGGCAAATCATGCAGGCGGCGGCGCTGTTGGCGGAAAATCCGGCGCCGACCGGGGACGAAATCGACGCGGCGATGGAGGGAAACCTGTGCCGTTGCGGGACATATCCGCGAATCCGTGCCGCTGTTCAGGATGCCGCCAAACGCTTGTCGGAGGTGTGACGATGGGAACGGTGATGAAGATCGCGCGGCGCGGGTTCCTGTTCGGGTCGGTGGCGATATTGGGCGGTGTGGCGTTCGGCTGGTGGAAGTTTGCGACGCCCTACGGCAACCCAGTTGCGGGCGGGTTGAACCCTTACGTGATGATCGACGGCACGGGGGTGACGATCATCGCACCGAGGGCCGAGATGGGGCAGGGGGTGCATACGACGCTGGCAGCACTGGTGGCCGAGGAGATGGACCTGACGCTGGAGCAGGTGCGGGTGATCCATGGGCCTGCGTCGGCGGCTTATTACAACAGCGCGGTCTTGGGCGAGGGTGTGCCCTTTGCGCCGACCGATACGGGTTGGCTGGCGGAAGCGGTGCGCGGGGCGATGGAGGTTCCGGCGAAGTTTCTGGGGTTGCAGATTACGGGCGGGTCATCTTCGGTGCCGGATGCGTTCGACAAGATGCGGCTGGCGGGGGCTGCGGCGCGGTCTGCGCTGGTGCAGGCGGCGGCTGGGCGGCTGGGAGTTCCGGTCGGGGAGTTGCGGACCGAGGGCGGGTTTGTGATTGCGCCGGACGGGACGCGGTTGGGCTATGTGGACCTGGCCGAGGCGGCGGCGGGGGTGACGCTGGAGAGCGAGCCGGTGCTGAAGGATCGGGCGGAGTGGACGTTGCTTGGCAAGTCGCAGCCTCGGGTCGATGCGGTGGCGAAATCGACGGGGGCTGCGGTTTATACGGCCGATTTGCGCTTGCCGGGGATGCTTTATGCGACGGTGCGGACCAATCCGCGCTTGGGCGGGGCGGTGAAGGGATATGATGCGAGCGTCGCCGAGGGGATGGCGGGGGTGGTAAAGGTGGTTCCCGTGGATGGCGGGGCTGCGGTGATTGCGCGGACCACGTGGCAGGCGATGCAGGCGGCGGGGGCGATTGCGTTCGACTGGGGGGATGCGCCCTATCCGGCGACGAGTGCAGAGTTGGGGGCGGTTCTGGCGGCGAGCTTTACCGAGGAACGGCGGGATTCGGTGAACCGTGATGACGGAGATGTGGACCGGGCGCTGGTGGGGGATGTGTTCGAGGTGGCTTATTCCGTGCCCTATCTTGCCCATGCGACGATGGAGCCGATGACGGCGGCGGCTTTGCTGAAGGACGGCGCTTTGACCGTCTGGGCGGGGCATCAACTGCCGACGCAGATCTTGGTTGAAGGGGCGGCGCTGACCGGGTTGCCGGCTGAGGCGGTGACGGTCAATACCATGCTGATGGGGGGCGGGTTCGGGCGGCGGGCCGAGATGGATGTGATCCGGCAGGTGATCGCGCTGGCCAAAGCGGTCGAGGGGCAGCCGGTGCTTTTGACCTGGAGCCGCGAGGAGGACATGACGCATGACGGCTATCGTCCGGCGGCGCTGGCACGGGTGCGGGCAAAGCTGGACGGGGGGAAGATCGCGGCGTTCGATTTTGCGACCTGTTCTTCTTCGGTTGTGGAAAGTCAGGCTGGGCGGTTGGGGTATTCGGTTCCCGGGCCTGACGGGGCGATTGTGCAGGGCGCGTGGGAGCAACCCTACCGTTTCGCGCATCATCGGGTGACGGGGTATCGCGCGCCGGCGATGGTGCCGGTGGGGTCTTGGCGGTCGGTCGGTGCTTCGCAGAACGCGTTTTTCCACGAGAGTGCGGTGGATGAATTGGCGCATCTGGCGGGGGTCGATCCGGTGGCGTTCCGGCTGGGGCAGATCGACCATGGCCCTAGCCGCAAGGTGATCGAGGCGGTGGCCGAGATGTCGGATTGGGGGACGCGTCGGGCGGGACGGGCCAAGGGGATTGCGTTTTGCATGAGCTTTGGCGTGCCGGTGGCCGAGGTGATCGAGGTCGAGGAAACGGCGGCAGGGCTGCGGATGACGGGGGCATGGGCGGCGGCGGATGTGGGGATCGCGCTGGACCCCGGCAATATCGAGGCGCAGGTTTCCGGGGCGATGGTTTACGGGCTGTCGGCGGCGATACGGGGCGAGATCACCTTTGCGGATGGCATGGCCGAGCAATCGACGTTCTGGGATTTCGAGCCGCTGCGGATGCCGCAGTGTCCGCCGATTGCGGTGCGGGTACTGGAGGGGCTGGAGCGGATACGGGGGATCGGCGAGCCGGGGTTGCCGCCTGCGGCGCCCGCGCTGGCCAATGCGATATTCGCGTTGACGGGGCAGCGGATCAGGGAGTTGCCCTTGGGCAAGGCGGTGGGTTTTGCCTGAAGGGAAACGGGGCGCCCGATGGGCGCCCCGTTCGTTGGATCAGTCGTAGAGCACGGCTGCGATTTCGGGGCTGTCCATGTTGGACTTGTCCCACCAAGCAAAGCCCGAGTCGATGATCTTGGGCAGGGCTTCGCCTTTGGTCGCGGCGAGTGCTGCCTTGACGGTTTCGTAGCCCATGCCGACGGGGTTCTGGGTGATGGCACCGGCCATGACGCCGTCCATGATCGCCTGCTTCTGGGCTGCGCCCGAGTCGTAGCCGATGACGATCACGCCCTGTGCGCCGCTTTCCTTGATGCCGTTGACGACACCGATCGCCGAGCCTTCGTTCGCGCCGAAGATGCCCTTGATGTCGGGGTTGGCGGCGAGGATGGCTTTGGTGATCTCGGTCGATTGCAGCTGGTCGCCGCCGCCGTACTGGATGTCGACGATTTCGATATCCTTGTGGGCTTCGGCCATGCGGTTCACGAAGCCGTCGCGGCGGTCGATGCCGGTGCGCGAGGTCTGGTCGTGCACGACAAGGGCGACTTTGCCCGCGCCGCCGATCAGTTCGGCCATTTTATCGGCAGCGAGGGCTGCGGCGGCGAGGTTGTCGGTGGTGACGGTGGTCACGGGGATGTCGCTGTCGACGCCGGAGTCGAAGGCGACGACGGGGATGCCTGCTTCCTGCGCCTGTTTCAGGAGCGGGATTGCGGCCTGAGAGTCCAGAGCGGCGAAGCCGATGGCCTTGGGCTGCTTGGCGAGGGCTGCGGACAGCATGTCGATCTGCTTGTCGACCATGGTTTCATTGTCGGGGCCTTCGAAGGTGACTTCGACGCCGAGTTCGGCGGCGGCCTTGTCTGCGCCCGATTTCACGGCCTGCCAGAACTGGTGCTGGAAGCCTTTGGACACGAGCGGGATGTAGATGGTGTCCTGCCCGAAGCTGATGGTGACCGAGCCCATGAGGGCGGCGGTTGCGCCCATCGAGCCGAGAAGTGTGCGTCTGTTGATCATTGGGGTTTCCTCCTCCAAGTTTGTTTTAGCGGGGCGTTCGTCGCCCTTTTGGTATCAGCCAGCGCGGCGGCGGCGCATCATGTCGGCGTAGACTGCCGCGATGATGATGAGGCCGGTGACGATGGTTTGCCATTCCTGCGCGACCGAAAGGATACGCAGGCCGTTCAGCAGCACCGACATGATCAGTGCGCCGATGAGGGTGCCGAGGATCGAGCCGCGCCCGCCCGCAAGGGACGTGCCGCCGATGACGACGGCGGCGATGGCGTCAAGCTCGTAGCCGAGGCCGAGGGCGGGTTGCGCCGAGTTGAGGCGAGAGGCGATGATAAGGCCGGCAATGCCGCAGATAGCGCCCGACAGGCTGTAGATCGCGATTTTCCAGAAATCGGTGTTTACGCCCGACAGGCGCACGGCTTCTTCGTTCGAGCCGAGGGCGAAGGTATAGCGGCCAAGGACGGTGCGGTTGAGGACATAGGCGATGGCGATGGCGAGGACGAACAGGATC
It contains:
- a CDS encoding ABC transporter substrate-binding protein, with protein sequence MINRRTLLGSMGATAALMGSVTISFGQDTIYIPLVSKGFQHQFWQAVKSGADKAAAELGVEVTFEGPDNETMVDKQIDMLSAALAKQPKAIGFAALDSQAAIPLLKQAQEAGIPVVAFDSGVDSDIPVTTVTTDNLAAAALAADKMAELIGGAGKVALVVHDQTSRTGIDRRDGFVNRMAEAHKDIEIVDIQYGGGDQLQSTEITKAILAANPDIKGIFGANEGSAIGVVNGIKESGAQGVIVIGYDSGAAQKQAIMDGVMAGAITQNPVGMGYETVKAALAATKGEALPKIIDSGFAWWDKSNMDSPEIAAVLYD
- a CDS encoding xanthine dehydrogenase family protein molybdopterin-binding subunit codes for the protein MGTVMKIARRGFLFGSVAILGGVAFGWWKFATPYGNPVAGGLNPYVMIDGTGVTIIAPRAEMGQGVHTTLAALVAEEMDLTLEQVRVIHGPASAAYYNSAVLGEGVPFAPTDTGWLAEAVRGAMEVPAKFLGLQITGGSSSVPDAFDKMRLAGAAARSALVQAAAGRLGVPVGELRTEGGFVIAPDGTRLGYVDLAEAAAGVTLESEPVLKDRAEWTLLGKSQPRVDAVAKSTGAAVYTADLRLPGMLYATVRTNPRLGGAVKGYDASVAEGMAGVVKVVPVDGGAAVIARTTWQAMQAAGAIAFDWGDAPYPATSAELGAVLAASFTEERRDSVNRDDGDVDRALVGDVFEVAYSVPYLAHATMEPMTAAALLKDGALTVWAGHQLPTQILVEGAALTGLPAEAVTVNTMLMGGGFGRRAEMDVIRQVIALAKAVEGQPVLLTWSREEDMTHDGYRPAALARVRAKLDGGKIAAFDFATCSSSVVESQAGRLGYSVPGPDGAIVQGAWEQPYRFAHHRVTGYRAPAMVPVGSWRSVGASQNAFFHESAVDELAHLAGVDPVAFRLGQIDHGPSRKVIEAVAEMSDWGTRRAGRAKGIAFCMSFGVPVAEVIEVEETAAGLRMTGAWAAADVGIALDPGNIEAQVSGAMVYGLSAAIRGEITFADGMAEQSTFWDFEPLRMPQCPPIAVRVLEGLERIRGIGEPGLPPAAPALANAIFALTGQRIRELPLGKAVGFA